In Fimbriimonadaceae bacterium, the following are encoded in one genomic region:
- a CDS encoding acyl-CoA dehydrogenase family protein: MVLSFNDEEKRFFETVERFVADEVLPNTREWEKSTFPDDIWKRTAELGITSCLLPKAYGGRGYSCGTYVEMCRMIAQGDPALSMNVAAINALCAAHFEHFANDEQRERYLPGVLSGEIPLAWGLTEPDAGSDARRVKTFATPIEGRPGYFHLNGEKMFITNGGFAKLFIIIARVSDTELSAFLMEKDQPGFEDLGRIPTIGVSASYTLRFKMNDAVGWHTPGSFEQVIGLLYRGRVGIGAMALGIAEKALEEGISYSKTREQFNRPLAAMQSVQNMIAESAMKVEAARLLVHKAAWMYDQGLPIVKEASYAKLFASEAARDTTNAMLQVHGGRGMMQEYLIEKLWRDAKLTEIGEGASEIQKLVIAKSLLK, translated from the coding sequence ATGGTTCTTTCCTTCAACGACGAAGAGAAACGGTTTTTTGAGACGGTCGAGCGGTTCGTCGCCGACGAAGTCCTCCCCAACACGCGTGAGTGGGAGAAATCCACCTTCCCGGACGATATCTGGAAGCGCACGGCGGAGCTGGGCATCACCAGTTGCCTGTTGCCGAAAGCCTACGGCGGGCGGGGCTACTCGTGCGGCACGTACGTGGAGATGTGCCGGATGATCGCCCAAGGCGATCCGGCGCTCAGCATGAACGTCGCGGCGATCAACGCCCTGTGCGCGGCGCACTTCGAGCACTTTGCCAACGATGAGCAGCGCGAGCGTTACCTCCCAGGCGTTCTGAGCGGGGAGATCCCGTTGGCGTGGGGGCTGACCGAGCCCGACGCGGGCAGCGACGCGCGCCGGGTGAAGACCTTCGCGACACCGATCGAGGGGCGGCCGGGCTACTTCCACCTCAACGGCGAGAAGATGTTCATCACCAACGGCGGGTTCGCGAAGCTCTTCATCATCATCGCGCGGGTGAGCGACACCGAGCTGAGCGCGTTCCTCATGGAGAAGGACCAGCCGGGTTTCGAGGATCTCGGCCGCATCCCGACGATCGGGGTGAGCGCCTCGTACACGTTGCGGTTCAAGATGAACGACGCGGTCGGCTGGCATACGCCGGGCTCATTCGAGCAGGTGATCGGGCTTCTCTATCGGGGTCGCGTGGGCATTGGCGCGATGGCTCTTGGCATCGCGGAGAAGGCGCTCGAGGAGGGCATCTCCTACAGCAAGACGCGCGAGCAGTTCAACCGACCCCTTGCCGCGATGCAGAGCGTGCAGAACATGATCGCCGAGAGCGCCATGAAGGTCGAGGCAGCCCGACTCCTGGTGCACAAAGCCGCATGGATGTACGACCAGGGGCTCCCGATTGTGAAGGAAGCCTCCTACGCCAAGCTGTTCGCCTCCGAAGCGGCGCGGGACACGACCAACGCCATGCTCCAGGTCCACGGTGGCCGAGGCATGATGCAGGAGTATCTGATCGAGAAGCTCTGGCGCGACGCCAAGCTCACCGAGATCGGCGAAGGAGCGAGCGAGATCCAGAAGCTCGTAATCGCCAAGTCTCTCTTGAAGTAG
- the pdhA gene encoding pyruvate dehydrogenase (acetyl-transferring) E1 component subunit alpha, with product MPKPAQTPAQFTPSQLEDFYREMVFLRHFEEKCNFAYRQGKAGGYLHVYIGMEPLVVGWLNVIKKGYDYVITAYRDHGHALVLGSDPVAVMAEIMGRSGGLSRGKGGSMHLYDIGRNFYGGWGIVGGHTALGGGLAFAAKYRGEDRVTLCYLGDGAANAGVFYETLNMCGLWDLPIIFIIENNEFAMGTRLEYHAADPELHKRGYPFGIKHERVDGMDLLQTLSDAERIVDWVRKEQKPYLVEVMTYRFAGHGAADNDQSLYRTAKEVDQAKKRDPIHLFEEYLVKNKVATKEKLEAIDAELEERVEQIYEEADASPMPEAGEVYEHVYTDMTPEEGH from the coding sequence GTGCCCAAACCTGCCCAAACCCCTGCCCAATTCACTCCCTCGCAGCTCGAGGACTTCTACCGCGAGATGGTGTTCTTGCGGCACTTCGAGGAGAAGTGCAACTTCGCGTACCGCCAAGGCAAAGCCGGCGGCTACCTCCACGTGTACATCGGGATGGAGCCGCTTGTCGTGGGCTGGCTCAACGTGATCAAGAAGGGCTACGACTACGTGATCACGGCGTACCGCGACCACGGCCACGCGCTCGTGCTGGGCTCGGACCCCGTCGCCGTGATGGCCGAGATCATGGGTCGCAGCGGCGGATTGAGCCGGGGCAAGGGCGGCTCGATGCACCTTTACGACATCGGGCGGAACTTCTACGGAGGCTGGGGGATCGTCGGAGGCCACACGGCCCTGGGCGGAGGGTTGGCCTTCGCTGCGAAGTACCGCGGGGAGGACCGGGTGACCTTGTGCTACCTCGGTGACGGCGCCGCGAACGCCGGCGTGTTCTACGAGACGCTCAACATGTGCGGATTGTGGGACCTGCCGATCATCTTCATCATCGAGAACAACGAGTTCGCGATGGGAACGCGCCTCGAGTACCACGCGGCCGATCCCGAGTTGCACAAGCGCGGGTATCCGTTCGGCATCAAGCACGAGCGGGTGGACGGGATGGACCTTCTCCAGACGTTGTCCGATGCCGAGCGGATCGTGGATTGGGTCCGGAAAGAGCAGAAACCGTATCTCGTCGAGGTGATGACGTACCGTTTTGCGGGCCACGGGGCGGCGGACAACGACCAGAGCCTTTACCGCACGGCGAAAGAGGTCGATCAAGCCAAGAAGCGAGACCCGATCCACCTGTTCGAAGAGTATCTCGTGAAGAACAAAGTGGCCACGAAAGAGAAGCTCGAGGCCATCGACGCCGAACTGGAGGAGCGCGTCGAGCAGATTTACGAAGAGGCCGACGCCTCGCCGATGCCGGAGGCGGGCGAAGTGTACGAGCACGTATACACGGACATGACCCCGGAGGAGGGGCACTAA
- a CDS encoding SPFH domain-containing protein, which produces MIPVIILTVLAFFGVLGLLSLRRLFYICAPNEVLIFSGSTRRLRGENRRYGYVIVKGGSRFRVPMLERVDKMDLTNMVIDVGATNAYSKGGIPLTVQGVANVKIAGNEPVLNNAIERFLGKSREEIMRIAKATLEGSLRGVLASLTPEEVNEDKLKFAERLVHEVEQDMTALGLVVDTLKIQNVHDEVKYLDSIGRKKSAEILSTARMAEAKAKADSMVRAAENLQRETKAQIDAQTSIAKADAQRRLTDAQTRRAALVAEELATVAAQVAQSKAEVGVQKARVEQVRKMLEADVVQPAKASSEAAEAQAKGKTVQIVEDGRARAEALRRLAESYRKAGKGGRDVLLLQKLDSIIEAITDTIAETRIDKVTMIGSGTPGLGDGGGSLPVKAFSTLEQFRRLTGVDLVEKLRDADFGKKREAEVEAKAPVVVPEPLEGPQPEPPAPTPQPMPKRTPPKKWDIAPPPKLDG; this is translated from the coding sequence GTGATTCCCGTAATCATCCTGACGGTATTGGCGTTTTTCGGAGTGCTCGGTCTCCTAAGCCTTCGGCGGCTGTTCTACATCTGCGCTCCCAACGAGGTGCTGATCTTTTCCGGCTCCACCCGCAGATTGCGGGGCGAGAACCGACGGTACGGCTACGTGATCGTCAAGGGAGGTTCGCGCTTCCGGGTTCCGATGCTCGAGCGCGTGGACAAGATGGACCTGACCAACATGGTGATCGACGTGGGCGCCACGAACGCTTACTCCAAGGGCGGCATTCCGCTCACGGTGCAGGGCGTGGCGAACGTCAAGATCGCGGGCAACGAACCCGTGCTGAACAACGCGATCGAGCGGTTCCTGGGCAAGAGTCGCGAGGAGATCATGCGGATCGCGAAGGCGACGCTCGAGGGCAGCCTGCGCGGCGTGCTGGCGTCCCTCACGCCCGAGGAGGTGAACGAGGACAAGCTGAAGTTCGCCGAGCGCCTCGTGCACGAGGTAGAGCAGGACATGACGGCTCTCGGACTCGTTGTCGACACCTTGAAGATCCAGAACGTCCACGACGAGGTGAAGTACCTCGATTCGATCGGGCGCAAGAAGAGCGCGGAGATCCTGAGCACGGCCCGGATGGCGGAGGCGAAGGCGAAGGCCGACTCGATGGTGCGCGCCGCGGAGAACCTTCAGCGGGAGACCAAGGCTCAGATCGACGCCCAGACGTCGATCGCCAAAGCCGACGCGCAGCGGCGGCTGACCGACGCCCAGACCCGGCGTGCGGCCCTGGTGGCCGAGGAGCTAGCGACCGTCGCCGCGCAGGTGGCCCAGTCCAAGGCGGAAGTCGGCGTGCAGAAGGCGCGCGTCGAGCAGGTGCGGAAGATGCTCGAAGCCGACGTCGTTCAGCCCGCCAAGGCCTCGTCCGAGGCGGCGGAGGCCCAGGCCAAAGGCAAGACCGTGCAGATCGTCGAGGACGGCCGCGCCCGGGCCGAGGCGCTGAGACGGCTGGCCGAGAGCTACCGCAAGGCGGGCAAGGGCGGCCGCGACGTGCTGCTGCTCCAGAAGCTCGACAGCATCATCGAGGCGATCACCGACACGATCGCCGAGACGCGGATCGACAAGGTCACGATGATCGGTTCGGGAACGCCGGGGCTGGGCGACGGTGGCGGTTCGTTGCCGGTCAAGGCGTTCAGCACGCTCGAGCAGTTCCGCCGGCTGACCGGGGTGGACCTGGTGGAGAAGCTTAGGGACGCCGACTTCGGAAAGAAGCGGGAGGCGGAGGTCGAGGCCAAGGCGCCCGTGGTCGTCCCGGAGCCGTTGGAAGGACCCCAACCGGAGCCCCCGGCCCCAACGCCCCAACCGATGCCGAAGCGGACGCCCCCCAAGAAGTGGGACATTGCTCCTCCCCCAAAGCTGGACGGCTAG
- a CDS encoding thioredoxin fold domain-containing protein — translation MILLAALALAAPLQWAADLPTALRTAGGGRVVLAFLWKQDCPWCDKLEKETFPSKEFQDLGNSLVPVRLQGDGSEAGESARLGVRGFPTLLFLSSKGRVVGRIQGFVSADAIQFEASEAARRACNLDVVPRSRQAFADRVAIAAAQRNEADVETWLGRLGAGSDPESAAAHLAAGIYFEEEMRLTDARSHFEKAVLSTDARVRAQALFGLARTYLSTDGFADAARNLEAALAGEHLFHSQRELAANLLKFARQKGGGAEPSMVRR, via the coding sequence ATGATCCTCTTGGCCGCCCTCGCTTTGGCGGCGCCCCTCCAGTGGGCCGCCGACCTTCCGACGGCGCTTCGGACCGCCGGCGGCGGCCGCGTCGTGCTGGCGTTCTTGTGGAAGCAGGATTGCCCGTGGTGCGACAAACTCGAGAAGGAGACCTTTCCCTCCAAGGAGTTTCAAGACCTCGGCAATTCGCTGGTTCCGGTGAGACTCCAGGGCGACGGATCCGAAGCTGGGGAGTCGGCGAGGCTGGGTGTTCGCGGATTCCCGACGCTCCTGTTCCTGTCGAGCAAGGGTCGCGTCGTCGGACGCATCCAAGGGTTTGTGTCGGCCGATGCCATCCAGTTCGAGGCCTCGGAGGCCGCAAGACGGGCGTGCAACCTCGACGTGGTTCCCCGCTCGCGACAGGCATTTGCCGATCGGGTCGCCATCGCGGCCGCGCAGCGGAACGAGGCGGACGTTGAGACGTGGCTGGGGCGCCTGGGCGCGGGGAGCGATCCAGAGTCCGCCGCCGCCCACCTCGCTGCGGGGATTTACTTCGAGGAGGAGATGCGGCTCACGGACGCGCGTTCGCACTTTGAGAAGGCGGTGCTTTCGACGGATGCGCGGGTGCGGGCCCAAGCGCTTTTCGGCCTCGCTCGGACCTACCTTTCGACCGATGGGTTCGCGGACGCTGCGCGCAACCTGGAGGCGGCCCTGGCGGGAGAGCACCTGTTCCACAGCCAGCGGGAGTTGGCGGCGAACCTCCTGAAGTTTGCTCGTCAGAAGGGTGGAGGGGCTGAACCCTCGATGGTCCGCCGATGA
- a CDS encoding cell division protein SepF has product MEELELQEKPGIFTKLAAVFTRGDHDEIEDEEPSESNARTYQLRTAYRYHVTVRRQVASFDDAMAAAQGLKRGEQQILNLSATEPTMRQKIVDFMCGVNFAQEGTWEEIGDHIYLIVPASVYVEAAPPTPRSSSLHN; this is encoded by the coding sequence ATGGAAGAGCTGGAACTCCAGGAAAAGCCTGGGATATTTACGAAACTCGCCGCCGTGTTCACGCGTGGCGACCACGACGAGATCGAGGACGAGGAACCGTCCGAAAGCAACGCCCGCACCTACCAGTTGCGCACGGCCTACCGGTACCACGTGACGGTCCGCAGACAAGTCGCCTCGTTCGACGATGCGATGGCCGCCGCCCAGGGCTTGAAGCGGGGAGAGCAGCAGATTCTCAATCTCTCGGCCACCGAGCCCACGATGCGGCAGAAGATCGTGGACTTCATGTGCGGCGTCAACTTCGCTCAGGAAGGCACGTGGGAGGAGATCGGGGACCACATCTACCTCATCGTTCCCGCCAGCGTGTACGTGGAGGCGGCCCCGCCGACGCCTCGCTCGTCCTCGCTCCACAACTAG
- a CDS encoding SPFH domain-containing protein: MATIQLSQEVTTGLMIGGGAALVILIGLAWIKSFLHICPPNEVLIFSGRRRKMADGSQRGFRPIFGGRGWRMPIVEKVDRMSLSIMEVPIQTRNAYSKGGIPLAMDAIANVKISSDPQVVGNAIERFLGRDPAEIRRVAKETLEGHLRGVLARLTPEEVNEDRLKFADELLRESELDLNKLGIHLDTLKIQHVSDEVHYLDSIGREAIANVVMEAEIAESDMKRQAELAEAENDGRARVIEANVQAQVLQMRNELRRIQAELESEVRSEEERTLAAAREARAKAEQELQQVRAEVEGVRLHTDQVLPAEAQLVAQEYRAKGDAAILRERGIAVGQALEEMNSAWLEAGDQALAIYLIEEIEKILGKAAKGVAKIKIDNLDMIDSGDGKVLSNYLSVYPEMLGSVLDAVTRTTGLDIRKAISQTEGEADSLLAQEEGGKQ; encoded by the coding sequence ATGGCAACGATTCAACTTTCGCAGGAAGTGACGACGGGGCTGATGATCGGGGGCGGCGCCGCCCTCGTCATTCTCATCGGCCTGGCATGGATCAAGAGCTTTCTCCACATCTGTCCTCCCAACGAGGTGCTGATCTTCTCGGGGCGTCGGCGCAAGATGGCGGACGGCTCCCAGCGCGGATTCCGACCGATCTTTGGGGGAAGGGGGTGGCGGATGCCGATCGTCGAGAAGGTCGACCGCATGAGCCTGAGCATCATGGAGGTCCCCATCCAGACGCGGAACGCCTACTCGAAGGGCGGCATCCCGTTGGCGATGGACGCCATCGCCAACGTGAAGATCTCGAGCGACCCGCAGGTGGTCGGCAACGCGATCGAGCGCTTTCTCGGGCGGGACCCGGCGGAGATTCGGAGAGTGGCGAAGGAGACCCTGGAGGGCCACCTGCGGGGCGTGCTCGCGCGGCTCACCCCCGAAGAGGTGAACGAGGATCGGCTCAAATTCGCCGACGAGCTTCTGCGCGAGTCGGAGCTTGATCTCAACAAGCTGGGCATCCATCTCGACACGCTGAAGATCCAGCACGTGTCGGACGAGGTGCACTATCTCGACTCTATCGGCAGGGAAGCGATCGCCAACGTCGTGATGGAGGCGGAGATCGCCGAGAGCGACATGAAACGCCAGGCCGAGCTTGCCGAGGCCGAGAACGACGGCCGCGCCAGGGTCATCGAGGCCAACGTGCAGGCGCAGGTGCTGCAGATGCGCAACGAGTTGCGGCGGATTCAAGCCGAGCTGGAGTCCGAAGTCCGTTCCGAGGAGGAGCGCACGCTGGCTGCGGCCCGCGAGGCGCGGGCCAAGGCGGAGCAGGAGTTGCAGCAGGTGCGCGCCGAGGTCGAGGGGGTCCGGCTCCACACCGACCAGGTGTTGCCCGCCGAAGCGCAACTGGTCGCCCAGGAGTATCGGGCCAAGGGCGACGCGGCGATCCTCCGCGAGCGCGGCATCGCCGTGGGGCAGGCGCTCGAGGAGATGAACTCGGCGTGGCTCGAGGCGGGCGACCAAGCGCTGGCCATCTACTTGATCGAAGAGATCGAGAAGATCCTCGGCAAGGCCGCCAAGGGCGTCGCCAAGATCAAGATCGACAACCTCGACATGATCGACAGCGGGGACGGCAAGGTGCTGTCCAACTACCTCAGCGTCTATCCCGAGATGCTGGGCTCGGTGCTCGACGCCGTCACGCGGACGACCGGACTCGACATTCGCAAAGCGATTTCGCAGACGGAAGGAGAGGCAGACAGCCTCTTGGCCCAAGAGGAAGGGGGCAAGCAGTGA
- a CDS encoding RDD family protein: protein MASLLRRIVASIVDAILAASCVFGLLRAGIGSREPLALIGVVVFALTAIPALMAVFEFRYGSTPGKWLARIRVTDDDGGRVRFSRALRRNFLKWCAPMGYATAAELGLVAHFRNLDFVSSTLLFAAYGLASMNVLAIWLSTYRQAIHDVLSDTLVLVAPRRTPIPPCPVKGLEEELHTGDRN, encoded by the coding sequence TTGGCAAGTCTCCTCAGACGAATCGTGGCGTCGATCGTGGATGCGATCCTCGCCGCCAGTTGCGTTTTCGGGCTGCTTCGCGCCGGGATCGGGTCTCGGGAACCTCTGGCTCTCATCGGCGTGGTGGTCTTCGCGTTGACGGCCATCCCCGCGTTGATGGCCGTTTTCGAGTTCCGGTACGGTTCGACTCCCGGCAAGTGGCTCGCCAGGATCCGGGTGACCGACGACGACGGCGGTCGCGTCCGTTTCTCACGCGCGCTGAGGCGAAACTTCCTCAAGTGGTGCGCGCCGATGGGGTACGCCACCGCCGCGGAGCTCGGGCTCGTGGCGCACTTCCGGAACCTCGATTTCGTGAGCAGCACCCTTTTGTTCGCCGCCTACGGTCTTGCGAGCATGAACGTGCTCGCGATCTGGCTCAGCACGTACCGCCAAGCGATCCACGATGTCTTGAGCGACACGCTGGTCCTCGTCGCGCCTCGCCGCACTCCGATTCCGCCGTGTCCCGTGAAGGGCCTCGAGGAGGAGCTTCACACCGGGGACCGCAACTAG
- a CDS encoding redoxin family protein, with protein MSFTLAVLALFASGSFADQEIVLRDVEGKSHTMTVPPKGHTLSAVIFVTVDCPISNAYAPEINRLVAAYDPKGVQFYLVHVDPDLSSSRAKAHAKEFGFKCPVLLDPRHQFVKELGATKTPEAFVLDRKGPELYRGRIDDRWADLGVLRDPRTHDLRDAIDAALAGKAVKVKRTEAVGCFIPKVS; from the coding sequence ATGAGCTTCACCCTCGCCGTCCTCGCCCTGTTCGCATCAGGTTCGTTCGCGGACCAAGAGATCGTCCTTCGCGATGTCGAGGGCAAGTCCCACACGATGACCGTTCCGCCCAAGGGGCACACGCTCTCCGCGGTGATCTTCGTGACGGTCGATTGCCCGATCAGCAACGCCTACGCCCCGGAGATCAACCGCCTCGTCGCAGCGTACGATCCCAAGGGCGTCCAGTTCTATCTCGTGCACGTCGATCCCGACCTCTCTTCTTCGCGGGCCAAGGCCCATGCGAAGGAGTTCGGCTTCAAGTGCCCCGTCCTCCTCGATCCGCGCCACCAGTTCGTCAAGGAGCTCGGAGCGACCAAGACCCCCGAGGCGTTCGTCCTCGATCGGAAGGGCCCGGAGCTCTACCGGGGCCGCATCGACGACCGTTGGGCCGACCTCGGCGTGCTGCGCGACCCGCGCACCCACGACCTTCGCGACGCGATCGACGCCGCGCTTGCTGGCAAGGCCGTCAAGGTGAAACGCACCGAGGCCGTCGGGTGCTTCATCCCCAAGGTGTCCTGA
- a CDS encoding alpha-ketoacid dehydrogenase subunit beta, which translates to MATETMTYRDAVRQALIEELDRDDNVFVIGEDIGRYQGTFRVTQGLFEKYGGRRIVDTPITEPGIVGMATGAAMTGLRPVVEMMTMSFSILALDQMINHAAKIHYMTAGQAKVPLVMRGPGGAANQLSAQHSHSLEGWYAHVPGLKVVAPATPGCAKGMLKSAIRDDNPVVFTENPGLYALKGEVSTDPESLVPFGKARIAKGGKDLTLVAYSRMVHVCLKAAEMLEKDGLDVEVVDVRSLLPLDAETIYASVAKTHRCVVVYEDWKSGGFGAEIAARIAQDCFDDLDAPVRRVGGLNVPMPYTRPLELLCIPNEDDVVAEVRRLG; encoded by the coding sequence ATGGCAACCGAGACGATGACCTACCGCGATGCGGTGCGCCAAGCCCTGATCGAGGAGTTGGACCGCGACGACAACGTGTTCGTGATTGGTGAAGATATCGGTCGGTACCAGGGCACCTTCCGCGTCACCCAAGGGCTGTTTGAGAAGTACGGGGGGCGGCGGATCGTGGACACGCCCATCACGGAGCCCGGAATCGTCGGGATGGCGACGGGAGCCGCGATGACGGGCTTGCGCCCGGTGGTCGAGATGATGACGATGTCGTTCTCGATCCTCGCGCTCGACCAGATGATCAACCACGCCGCGAAGATCCACTACATGACGGCAGGGCAGGCCAAGGTGCCCTTGGTGATGCGCGGCCCAGGCGGGGCGGCGAACCAGCTCTCCGCGCAGCACAGCCACTCGCTGGAGGGGTGGTACGCGCACGTGCCGGGGCTCAAGGTCGTCGCGCCCGCGACGCCCGGGTGTGCCAAGGGCATGTTGAAGTCCGCGATCCGGGACGACAACCCGGTCGTGTTCACCGAGAATCCCGGCCTTTACGCACTCAAAGGGGAAGTCTCCACCGATCCTGAATCGTTGGTGCCCTTCGGAAAGGCGCGGATCGCGAAAGGGGGGAAGGACCTCACGCTCGTGGCGTACAGCCGGATGGTGCACGTGTGCCTGAAGGCCGCGGAGATGCTGGAGAAGGACGGGCTGGACGTCGAAGTGGTCGACGTGCGATCGTTGCTTCCGTTGGACGCGGAGACGATCTACGCATCGGTGGCGAAGACGCACCGCTGTGTGGTCGTGTACGAGGATTGGAAGAGCGGGGGATTCGGCGCGGAGATCGCCGCGCGCATCGCGCAGGACTGCTTCGACGACCTCGACGCGCCTGTGCGGAGGGTCGGCGGCCTGAACGTTCCCATGCCGTACACGCGCCCGTTGGAGTTGCTGTGCATCCCCAACGAGGACGACGTGGTGGCCGAAGTCCGGCGTCTCGGCTAA
- the upp gene encoding uracil phosphoribosyltransferase: MPLHVLDHPLAGHLLAGLRDVATPPDRFRQLSKRLTTLLALEATRTLATAERVVETPLEPVSQRVLSQGLAVVPVLRAGLGMLEPIVELFPDVSIGYIGLERHEDTAIAHSYYCKLPDFQSRFVLCVDPMLATGGSAAQALSLMKAHGAQQLAMVCVVAAPEGVARLEAAHPEVAIYTGGVGPWAQRSEVHRARAWRLRRPPVRNAVNGRVHLSTTCLLVLGAVDLVSSLMWMNLGHQEGNPFFRALARHGSMAFALGKLALLLGPVLLLEYARRSHPKSAEQGTWIAFVAYLLLYALHVRRLVLG, translated from the coding sequence ATGCCTCTGCACGTGCTCGACCACCCCTTGGCCGGCCACCTGTTGGCGGGTCTGCGGGACGTGGCCACGCCGCCCGACCGCTTCCGCCAACTGTCCAAACGCCTGACCACATTGCTGGCCTTGGAGGCGACCCGAACTCTGGCGACGGCGGAGAGGGTGGTGGAAACCCCTCTTGAGCCCGTTTCGCAGCGGGTTCTAAGCCAGGGGCTCGCTGTCGTTCCGGTCCTGCGGGCCGGGCTTGGAATGTTAGAGCCCATCGTGGAGCTGTTTCCCGACGTTTCGATCGGCTACATCGGCCTCGAGCGCCACGAGGACACCGCGATCGCGCACAGCTACTACTGCAAGCTCCCGGACTTCCAGAGCCGGTTCGTGCTTTGCGTGGATCCGATGCTGGCAACCGGCGGCTCCGCGGCCCAGGCCCTTTCTCTGATGAAGGCGCACGGCGCGCAGCAGCTCGCGATGGTGTGCGTGGTCGCCGCGCCGGAGGGGGTCGCCCGGCTTGAGGCGGCCCACCCGGAGGTTGCGATCTACACGGGCGGGGTTGGACCATGGGCTCAACGATCGGAAGTACATCGTGCCCGGGCTTGGCGACTACGGCGACCGCCTGTACGGAACGCTGTGAACGGGCGCGTCCATTTGTCCACGACCTGTCTGCTCGTGTTGGGCGCCGTCGACCTGGTGTCGTCGCTCATGTGGATGAATCTTGGCCACCAGGAGGGCAATCCGTTCTTCCGGGCGCTGGCCCGACACGGCTCGATGGCGTTCGCCCTCGGCAAATTGGCGCTGCTGCTCGGACCCGTGCTGCTGCTCGAGTACGCGAGGCGGTCGCATCCGAAGTCCGCCGAGCAAGGCACGTGGATCGCGTTTGTCGCCTACCTGCTTCTCTACGCGTTGCACGTGCGGCGGCTGGTTCTGGGCTGA
- a CDS encoding PEP-CTERM sorting domain-containing protein (PEP-CTERM proteins occur, often in large numbers, in the proteomes of bacteria that also encode an exosortase, a predicted intramembrane cysteine proteinase. The presence of a PEP-CTERM domain at a protein's C-terminus predicts cleavage within the sorting domain, followed by covalent anchoring to some some component of the (usually Gram-negative) cell surface. Many PEP-CTERM proteins exhibit an unusual sequence composition that includes large numbers of potential glycosylation sites. Expression of one such protein has been shown restore the ability of a bacterium to form floc, a type of biofilm.), producing the protein MKGLLVSLVVASFAGAHAYSLFDFESEAATSDIGSGSPGALTSVTMTDNGLTLELYREGGATFDIWDATSTEGFFPLTWETRVLDPFANLTTDDWFIGNFSSAVKQVEVEMTDFGSDEDELVMEVYSGLDATGTLIATKTLSWGGNSSPSYMALGWSSVFESGAARSIRFRGGVPDFPNSMYYDNIAATPVPEPASFAALLLGGAALLRRRNR; encoded by the coding sequence ATGAAAGGTCTATTGGTTTCGTTGGTCGTGGCGTCGTTCGCCGGCGCGCATGCTTACTCGCTGTTTGACTTCGAATCCGAAGCGGCGACGTCGGACATCGGCTCGGGGAGCCCCGGAGCGTTGACGTCGGTGACGATGACGGACAACGGCCTCACGCTCGAGCTTTATCGCGAAGGCGGAGCCACGTTCGACATCTGGGATGCGACATCCACCGAAGGCTTCTTCCCGCTCACGTGGGAGACGCGGGTCCTCGATCCGTTCGCCAACCTCACCACGGACGATTGGTTTATCGGCAACTTCTCCTCGGCGGTCAAGCAGGTCGAGGTGGAGATGACGGACTTCGGCAGCGACGAGGACGAACTTGTGATGGAGGTCTACAGCGGCCTCGATGCCACGGGAACCTTGATCGCGACCAAGACGCTCAGTTGGGGCGGTAACTCAAGTCCGAGCTACATGGCCCTCGGATGGTCGAGCGTTTTCGAGTCCGGTGCCGCTCGCTCGATCCGCTTCCGCGGCGGTGTGCCTGACTTCCCGAACAGCATGTACTACGACAACATCGCCGCAACCCCCGTGCCGGAGCCCGCTTCCTTTGCCGCGCTCCTGCTGGGTGGGGCCGCGCTCCTGCGCCGGCGAAACCGCTAA